The sequence AATCTCTTTATAAGTGAATGTATGTAGAATAAGATATTCAAGACTTTGATATGGTATCTCTCTTTTAGGTCTTCCACGAACCATTGCTGAAATTTAATTATCTAGCATCAGATTAATAGGAAGAGAAGACATACGAGTATGACTaaagggagcatctcaaaatttcgatagttacttcaattagaataactgtctaattctttctaaCCCCCCACCCCACCCTTTCAAAGTTGGaactattgattttctaatgagaAACCACAGACAAAGATAAGACATTCTCACGAGTGTATTTCGCAATTATCAcaacttttaattgaaaaataaaataacaaaattacaagtgAAAAACCTACGGTACAGCCTAGATAAAACTTCCCACAAAACGCGTTTAAACCGCGGTTAAAACAAGATTATTTTACACGCAGTTGTTACTTTGTTGCGCGCTTGTTCCAGGCGCGATTAAACGCGAGTGCGTATAAGACGCGCCTAAATCGCGTGTTAAAAGTCGCGACTATTTTGCCCTCTAGCGTTTAATCGCGAtgaacaaattatcaattaaattttattcagtatcatcataCGTAAGTGCCACCTGCGGCAAGTGTAGTCGTCAATaatgttcaattcaattcaaggtCGTCGTTAAATCTTGTGGAtccggaaataaaatttacaatcaaAGGTGGTATGATGGCAGAAATACGtaatatatgatatgaattcATAGTGTTGTAGGAAACATATGTTAACCCTGACTATTTGTTACAACAACGGCTAATAAAAGCGGATCTGCAGTTTTACCAGCAGGTATCTACAGGTAAGGTAACTTTCACGTGTTGATGTTTTAGGACTGTTGCTTTTTTATGACATGTTGCGTTGGTTTCCTCATGATGTCGATCGGATACAATTGGTTTTCTAATGAGAACAAAGACAAAAGTCTGGCGAAGACGGGCGATTTTTTCGTGCGATTTTAGTGTGATTCGAGAAATAGGATGTTTAatacatggttcccacagttatatgaattcaaaattcccaagttttccccaagtatttcatgggtgacttttcaattttcccaaatgcaaatgaacacatattgtcatgctacagtcaacattttagtagtgactggttgataaaggtgattcTCAAGGGAAACTGCTGAAGAAAGTTTcccttggcaaatgcaatacgtgaaatgtaatgaatttcccaaatatttccctgatatgagaatttttcaaattcccaaatatttccaaaccgggaattattatttcaaaattcccaagtttttcccaatttccctgttctgtgggaaccatgttaATATTGTGCGACGGAAAATCGCACGTCGCAGTGAAATCGCTCATCAGTCGTGGGAGCTAGCGACACGatggaaaaataattttaggcCAATCAGCGACCACCGATACATCACGTGGTACTTCCAATAAAGGATACGCTATCTTCCAGCTCATTTATGAGATTGTTATGAAGCTAAGATTCATTGACTTTATTTTCATGGAACATAATTACatgtaattgaatattttctcttACAAAAATATGCCACACAGCCCATAATGCCCACGGCTGTGCCTGCTTGATATCCAACTTCGAACCAAGTATTTAGAGCGTTCGACTGAAcacaacaaaatcaaataagcTCCCAACAAAGCATTGAAGGAATCATCCTCGATGTCTGCCATTTTGTTATCAATCGCTCTCATCGCCGCTCGCAAGTCGCATGCACGTGCACACAGTCCCTGGTTTTACCCATCATTGGATAATGAATCGCACGCGATTGCTAATCGCTGCGACCGGCGATCGATCGTCACTCATCTGCGCTCCGCTAAGGATAAGTTCTTATGAATGTATTTTGGTAACaactttttattgaaaatggaatagaaaaattaatttgaaaaaccTATCAAactctaattgattttattaaaacaatttgataTGAAGTCGCCCATTATGAgagcgggttcgaatcctataGTAGTGATCAATCGATGGGAAACCTTCAACCCTACACCCCCTTCTGCGAGTTAGCCTCTAATTGAAGCAACcatcgaaattttgagatgctctACCTGCTATGCAAACaagtcaaaataaattaactaCCAACATTGTCATTTAATCATGTTtagattaatttcttgctttTGCTTGCTTTTGACTTTCGATGTACATCAGACTCTTCTCAAACTAGGTCCATTTAAGAATAAGTATTCCTTCACCTACATCGGCCATATAGTCCAACTCGGATAAGTCGTATTCTAGTTTAATTTACTCAGTTCTATGTCATTTGGATTACTCGCTAACGTAATGATCGTCCCAGCTATTGACAACTTAAGCGACTTCGACTTTACAGGACCCtcttgttttgaaaaaaaaatattcaagttACTCTTTGGTTCAAAaactatatatttcattacatttgTCCTCTAGTCTCTTCTGCAGTTGGAATTAACCCTTTTGTCATCTCTGGCTGTACATGCACAACAGTAACTATGGATCCCAGCTGTTTCTTAAGACTGAAAGGACCTGAATAAATATGTTACTGACTTGAAATCCATGTACAGTCGACTCAATCCAATGGAAACTTCCTTCAATGCTTCCGACATTTGTGATACAGTATAACTCACTTTTTTCTGATGTCTAGGGACTGTCCAGATTTTTCTctgaataatgaacaatagtttACATAGTTTCTGATTGATAGTACCAATAATTTCATCCCGACTAAGTAAAAATCtggatttcaatatcagaaTTAAGTGAGTTCTACCGCATTTCAGAATTAAATTCTACAAATCCTTGATAAGGTTACTGAGGTTATATTAAACCTCATCAAATTTTGACAGCCAATAATCGATCAGGATGCCATCTATTGCACGGAATAGGATCAGAACAAATGGACAAATTCATAGAAATACTATGGAAATTGTCAATTTACCTGGAGGTAAACATGGGATGAACCTATTTCAGCTGGATTCAACTACCCGCTTTTTGAACATGGGATGTtagaaattttaaaattttgagtGGCATTAGTTATAAGAAAATAAGAGTTTTTGGATCTAGACCAAAACTTCTGGCAGGCAATTTGAGAAACAGCTCCTTTCCACATTTCTATTACAAACACGCTTTATCTAGATTTTGACCTGATTTGGATACTGATTGTGGTTCACCTATaagtaaaatattcaattctaaATTTCTCAAAAGAAGACTGATTCTATGATCCAAATTAACCTGGCTTTGACTATACAATAGTCCTTAAAGGTTGAATCAGTAACTAATtcacagggctgccaaccctCCCGAATTATTCGGAATCCTCCCGATTTGCGTGAAGAAATTCCGACGATACGATCGGGTATACAAAATTCcgattttttttcctttttcggCGATGTCCAATTTTCCACCCGCCAGCGCGTTGTAACACAGTATGATGACTTGGTAGAACAGAATTGAATAGGTGGGGAATATATATGCACGCGCGCGGCGGATGAGTGCGTCGCTATATATACTGTGTACGTGGGTCAGGCGATAAACAgcgctgtgtgtgtgtgtgtgtgtgtgtgtgtgtgtgtgtgtatgagaGTAACtgtgttattgattttatctacGCATGGCGCACGATTATTTCGTAGTAGGAGAGCAGCTTCTTAATTTGTTTCAAGAATCAAAATAAAGTTCATTCGTTTTAAAATACGTTGTTTTAAATCattcttgtgaaaatattatgaCATGTGGCAAAATGTGATTGTTATTGTCAAATTGCTCTGCATCGTTTCGGAGAAGAATTGGTTTACTGCGGTAATTAGCTCGTTTTCGCAACGCGATGAGCATTCGAAGATCCGGGTTAGATTTCAACGTGTGGACTCGTTATTTGTGGTTGAATTGTTTCGGTAAGCAATTGCTTTGTTAGTTTGAACCTTAATGTTGTCACTCTTGTattagtttgatttaaaaagataatttaagatGCTTTTGAGCAGTGCATCTCAAAGTAAACTTTTAGTTCGCATATTtggcagatggcagcaccatcgAGTTGCATGTAGATTTAGAGACTTTTTActgtttgtatctttcagttctGTACGTGGAATTAATGCTGGAAATTAACAGAAATGGATTTATTTACTGTCACTGAAACAGGATCTGAAGTTGAAGACGAAGAACCTTTTCCCTCCGATGTTGGTGATGACACCAATGACGATCGTGAGCCTCCTCCGAAAAAAACCAAAGAAAATGAATCTAGTAAAACGAAGCAGAGGTTTAAGAACGAATATTCTCagaaatattcttttattaAACCTAGTTCGCTAGGCCGTTATTACGCATACTGTGATAGATGTGGTTCGCATATCAACATATCGCATGGTGGCCTTAatgatatagaaaaaaaacatttttccacAACTAAACACAAGTCAGCAGCTAATGTAGAAAAAATCTCGAAGTTTTTTAGTACTTCGCAGGAGAAAGAAAGTTTGATCAAGGCTGAGACATTATTCACAGTCTTTGTGGTTATGAACAGTTTACCTCTCGCAGTTTCCGATAAGGCTGGGCAACTATTCAGAGATATGTTCCCTGGCCATCCGAATGCTACGAATTATAAATGCGGTCGCACCAAAACAACTCATATTGTGAATGCGGTTGCGACTGATATCGTGTCATCTACTGTATCGAGATTGAAATCATCTCCCTTTGTTCTTGGTGTAGATGGTTCTACGTACAAACAAGAGACATATTATCCAATCGTTGTGAGATATGTGGATGAACAGTTAGAAACAAAATTGGACCTGTTAGCTAACCCAATATGGAATCAGTCGCACACAGGAGAGGCAATATTTAATATAATCAAAGCAGAATTAGAAGTGAACGCTATACCATGGGAGAATCTACTTTCGCTTGTGTGTGATAACACAAATAGCAATGTTGGAAGACACAAGGGTGTAATAAAATATGTTAGAGATCACCAAAAAGAGGTACACCTCGCTGGATGCGTTAATCATTTGCTCCATTTAGCATTGAAGAAAGGCCTGAATACAGCCATTAAGGTAACTAAGATTTtacttttgatttcattttcaatatgtaGTAATTTCACCATCTTCTAATTTTCATCAACTCAGATAGGATAGCCTTATTCGTTCAGCTTACACGTGCTGCCTTATGGTTTACACATAATCAAATGACATAAACTCAATAAAGTTAAAGTTCTAGAAACTTGTAGTTGCTATTCTGCTGTACCATTGTTATACTTTCATCGTTTGAAATCGGTGCGCATATCTTTTGTTTACAGCCTTTATTTGACTTTGATGATCTATTACGCCAGCTGCATTGGTATGTAACCAAAACGAGTAAAAGATCTGCAAGTTTTCAAACCATCCAGAAGGAATGCGGCCTGCCAGATCATACGATACTGAAGCATGTGGCTACACGCTGGCTCAGTATGGGCCCAGCCCTTAGCAGGATGCTGGAACAATGGGAAGCGCTGAGGAGATATTTTGCGAAAGAGATAGGCCATGATACTGATGGAGATGATGATCAAGAGTTTCTCGACGATTTTGATGATGGCCCTGTCACCGCAGGAgcgataaaaactaaattacACAAGTTTTTCCAGAGACGCACATCAAAACTATACACTGCATTTCTGATTAAAGCGATCTCGGTAAGCATTATATCACCAAGTCATAACCCTAAATAATTAGGATTATAAACTTTTTTGTGTTTTATAGGGTCTTTCTTACTGATAAAAGATTTTATTTCACAAGCTcttatgatttctttttttacagGTGTTTGAGAGCACAAATGGATACCTTGAAACTGAAAGTGCATTGGTTCACAAAGTGAAACGAATTTTGGAGCGACTTATGTACAGACTACTTCTCTGTATATGCAAGCCAGCAGCATTTAACCAGGGTTGTACACCTTACTCAATCGATTTCACCTCaaggtatttttcatccatCCAGTGTCATTGTAATTCCTTTGTAAGtgaataaatttttttcactgGAGTAGATTCTTTTAGGCCTACATAAAGAAATGTAGTGAGTTTCATTTGCATTACACTACTTCTTCTGCTGTTAACTATTATTAATGCTGTCTGATGTAACTTTTATTCAGCTCCTTGCATatgtatttatgataattttctTTACCCCTAGGTATAATATAAAAGACAAAAAAGACCTGTTCATAGGGGATGAGGCTCGGAAATTGGTGGAAACAGTCACTGACGAAACCAAGAAGAAATTCTATCAGGATGTTGTGAAGTTTTATTCAGCTGCCTGCACCTACCTGAAGGAGAAGGTGAATCCAAAAGACCAGCCTCTTTGGAGTCATGCTGaggtaaaatattcattgaatttgagaaCTCAAAAGAGTATTTATTCTTTCGTAATTGTATTGTTTCATAGACTTATCAACTTTTGTGTAacgattgataataataatttttgtagGTAGCTGATCCACTGATGCGTAAGGTTAGATCATTCCAGTCAGTGATATACTTCATGGACAGATTCCCTGTAATTCTTGGAGATATTGTTTTTAGAGATGACTTGGAAATCGAATATGCTGACTTCCAAACTTTGcatgatgatgattttccATCTGGTTTCCATAGTCCACCAGCAAGGGCcgatgaaaaatcaaaagaagTGACTGTTGAGACACAATGGAAAATCATACATAAGATGTTGGATGATGTTGGGTCGATACGTTTCAGATTGCTGCCAAGGGTGATGTGTCATATATTGCTTGTACCAGTCAGTAATGCTGGCTGCGAAAGAATTTTTAGTTTCGTAAGGAAGAACCGTACGGATTCAAGAGCAGCTTTGGGTCAGAAGACCTTGCAGTCACTGATGGTTATGAAAACATCCACACAATGCAAAGACTTTCAACCATCCTCAGATTTGCTTAAGAAAGTGAAAAGTGCGACATATAATGCTTTGaataatattgatacaaaCTAGACAATCTGAATGGTGACTATGTCTCTGGTCTATACTGACTGACTCTTGtctctgaaaaaaatgtgaaaatctcAAATTAGTAGAGTTATCAGTATTCTGGAGTTAAATCTAAATtagatttcaataataatagttgatttgaatatttttttattttagcaAGATGAAAACAGAGTTGAAATTTGACCCATGACTGTAGTTGTATTTAAGTTAGGCAATCTATGTACAGTATGCCAGGACAGTATTTCCATTTTAAGGGTTTATATTGCAATCTGTCACATGACAGCTGTATAGTGTTATGTAATTCGTTTGACAATTTATGCCAGTTTAATGTTCTTATTTTTAgtctattgtatatttttgataaacactgttgatttttatctttcataaaataataaagaaaaaatacattctgttgaatttgctgattttttattttgctaatagataatttcatctttcataaaataataaagaaaaaatacattctgCAGAACTTGCTtattggtttacctttgttagcgatatgaagttggcattgagccaattcatgtaaaatcgcggtacgtttttttatgtgagcatttgtttcattggttctcggcttaaacgatgtataatcgatgcgattgaagacatggcgaacctcctaATTGAAAGCAAAATATTCCTACTTGGAAAAGTCACAATTTCTTCGGTTTCGATATATTCCTATTGAAACCTTCAATATTCCTAATTAATCTGCCATTCATCCctaaatggaattttgaaaggttggcagccctgaatTCAGGCAAATCCACTAGTTTAAGAGACACCAGTATCAAGattatattcaacatcagaaaaccatgtattttcaaaattatagaTCCGTAAAAACAGAactttatttggaaaaaacaGTTGATATAATGACaaataaaagttcattgttacttttatatttatccgccggttatctttaaccaacttatgagcaactggcccctggatgTATATAAAAACCTATTCATCTATGTTTACCCATTCAGGCACACTATCGGAAAATCTTCGCTTCACATTTAAATGGAAAGTTTAACATTTTACCAAATTTCTCAACGCTGACGATTTGTTCGATCGATAGCTTTTACACACTCTTTCCACACTATCTCCATAGTAGCTGGTGGACATGGGAAGTAAGTAGAACGataataattaatttcataaggcaatacctggggccagttgttcaaaagttggttaaagctaCCAAGTTGACTGTTGACATAAAGACAAATAAAAGTTTATTGTTACTGTTTTATTTAtctgccggttatctttaaccaacttttgagcaactggcccctagATGTATATAAAAACCTCATATGAAAGAGaactaaaatatcaaaaagctttttactaaaatatcaaaaagctTTTTACTAAAACAAGCAGCCCTTGCCTGATAACTCTATTCATCTATGTTTACCCATTCAGGCACACTATCTGAAAATCTTCGCTTCACATTTAAATGGAAAGTTTAACATTTTACCAAATTTCTCAAACGCTGACGATTTGTTCGATCGATAGCTTTTACACACTCTTTCCACACTATCTCCATAGTAGCTGGTGGACATGGGAAGTAactaaaacatttttctttGATGTATGCTATTTTTCTATCATCTAATTTTGCCTTACGCTGTAAGCCATTTACATTTCTATTGACGATATTACTGACATCTGGaaataaaattgttttcaGTTTAGCAACAAATGCCGTTCTAGAATGT is a genomic window of Tubulanus polymorphus chromosome 5, tnTubPoly1.2, whole genome shotgun sequence containing:
- the LOC141906151 gene encoding uncharacterized protein LOC141906151 isoform X2, with amino-acid sequence MNSLPLAVSDKAGQLFRDMFPGHPNATNYKCGRTKTTHIVNAVATDIVSSTVSRLKSSPFVLGVDGSTYKQETYYPIVVRYVDEQLETKLDLLANPIWNQSHTGEAIFNIIKAELEVNAIPWENLLSLVCDNTNSNVGRHKGVIKYVRDHQKEVHLAGCVNHLLHLALKKGLNTAIKPLFDFDDLLRQLHWYVTKTSKRSASFQTIQKECGLPDHTILKHVATRWLSMGPALSRMLEQWEALRRYFAKEIGHDTDGDDDQEFLDDFDDGPVTAGAIKTKLHKFFQRRTSKLYTAFLIKAISVFESTNGYLETESALVHKVKRILERLMYRLLLCICKPAAFNQGCTPYSIDFTSRYNIKDKKDLFIGDEARKLVETVTDETKKKFYQDVVKFYSAACTYLKEKVNPKDQPLWSHAEVADPLMRKR
- the LOC141906151 gene encoding uncharacterized protein LOC141906151 isoform X1 — protein: MNSLPLAVSDKAGQLFRDMFPGHPNATNYKCGRTKTTHIVNAVATDIVSSTVSRLKSSPFVLGVDGSTYKQETYYPIVVRYVDEQLETKLDLLANPIWNQSHTGEAIFNIIKAELEVNAIPWENLLSLVCDNTNSNVGRHKGVIKYVRDHQKEVHLAGCVNHLLHLALKKGLNTAIKPLFDFDDLLRQLHWYVTKTSKRSASFQTIQKECGLPDHTILKHVATRWLSMGPALSRMLEQWEALRRYFAKEIGHDTDGDDDQEFLDDFDDGPVTAGAIKTKLHKFFQRRTSKLYTAFLIKAISVFESTNGYLETESALVHKVKRILERLMYRLLLCICKPAAFNQGCTPYSIDFTSRYNIKDKKDLFIGDEARKLVETVTDETKKKFYQDVVKFYSAACTYLKEKVNPKDQPLWSHAEVADPLMRKVRSFQSVIYFMDRFPVILGDIVFRDDLEIEYADFQTLHDDDFPSGFHSPPARADEKSKEVTVETQWKIIHKMLDDVGSIRFRLLPRVMCHILLVPVSNAGCERIFSFVRKNRTDSRAALGQKTLQSLMVMKTSTQCKDFQPSSDLLKKVKSATYNALNNIDTN